One window of the Danaus plexippus chromosome 25, MEX_DaPlex, whole genome shotgun sequence genome contains the following:
- the LOC116775421 gene encoding dipeptidyl aminopeptidase-like protein 6 isoform X1 codes for MADNVAFDDEKLVVGGPNQRNWRGILIALLVIVAVLALIVTSVVLLTPPDEGPRVKGRRLKIQDLLTEDLVPIKWNGTWISGDEFVYRDAWGGISLLFAANQTSKTLMPNSTFRVLEPASYSLSADRRFLLLAHAPRKLHQYSYLARYSVYDILTTESYPLTPLPDDIGGGVISEGPLLLLAMWTPKGHGLITVKDYDIYYRPAPRSSTGYRVTDTGIPGRINNGVPDWLYEVEILKSRSALWMSADGHMVLYATFNDSLVHEQKFPWYGAALDTDDPAKTYPEIRSVRYPKPGTNNPVVKLTVADIADPKHIRSHHLTPPKVILEEGDYYFTSAQWVSLTEVCVVWLTRVQNLTVVSVCKSPMWYCQEVYRIFSGKEAWVEAAPAPLWSAGGAALVTLAPVRDGPAGLFRHIIRAEHNSHGPRALPLTHGSFDVVKLLAWDHANQHIYYLGIPEGKPGQQHLYRVSSEAPRPGTPQKLPYCVTCNSQPSPSINLEFYGNLASSGDSSWDSDWEEIPTSPSPPKKKKKKQPEQVQQNQPCLYHDAHFSPSSTYFVLECLGPGVPTSSLHKIALPEPRLLMHLENNTAVKEKLAAIALPTPRTFSVQLSSGHAARVRLLLPPGLREDEVTKYPLVMKVHGAPGTQLVTEQWSLDWGSLAAGAGAILASVDARGAGGRGLAAHHTLHKRLGTVELKDQLEVAEYLRDSLHFIDARRVAVWGRAHGGFLAALALASPLRVFHCGITITPIVRWRYYASAYAERYMGLPNATGNYRGYADADVTKQASALQDKMILVVHGTADDDVHIQQTMSLARALSDHGSTFRQQIYPDEGHSLEGVKHHLYRTMSSFLDDCFKKQVPPETKAGLRNGGNLD; via the exons AAGCTGGTGGTAGGCGGTCCCAACCAAAGAAATTGGAGAGGTATTCTTATAGCACTGCTCGTTATAGTTGCTGTACTGGCTCTGATTGTTACCTCAGTGGTGCTACTGACGCCACCTGATGAGGGTCCTCGTGTGAAAGGCAGGAGATTGAAGATACAAGATCTGTTAACTGAAGATTTGGTTCCAATCAAGTGGAACGGTACTTGGATATCTG GTGACGAGTTCGTGTATAGAGATGCGTGGGGTGGAATAAGTCTTTTATTTGCTGCCAACCAGACCTCAAAGACTTTAATGCCTAACAGTACATTT cGTGTTCTAGAACCGGCGTCTTATTCACTGTCAGCAGACCGACGATTCCTGTTGTTGGCGCACGCACCGCGCAAGTTACATCAGTATTCATACCTAGCGAGATACTCGGTCTATGATATTCTCACAAC CGAGTCTTATCCACTGACCCCCCTCCCAGATGACATAGGAGGGGGGGTGATCAGCGAAGGACCTCTCCTCTTACTTGCGATGTGGACTCCGAAAGGACATGGGCTCATCACAGTCAAggattatgatatttattatcgCCCGGCACCACGCTCATCTACCGGGTATAGAGTAACTGACACCGGTATACCGGGAAGAATAAATAATGGTGTTCCGGATTGGTTGTATGAAG TTGAAATCCTCAAATCCCGGTCCGCGTTGTGGATGTCAGCGGATGGCCACATGGTTTTATATGCCACCTTTAATGATAGCTTGGTTCACGAACAAAAATTTCCGTGGTATGGAGCTGCTTTGGATACTGATGATCCTGCCAAG ACTTATCCGGAAATAAGAAGCGTCAGATACCCCAAGCCGGGGACTAACAATCCGGTTGTAAAGTTGACGGTGGCCGATATTGCTGACCCTAAACACATACGTTCCCACCATCTTACACCACCTAAGGTGATACTAGAAGAGGG GGATTATTACTTCACAAGTGCGCAATGGGTTTCTCTAACGGAAGTATGCGTTGTGTGGCTCACACGGGTACAAAATCTTACTGTTGTGTCTGTGTGTAAAAGCCCTATGTGGTACTGCCAAGAG gtTTATAGAATATTCTCAGGCAAAGAAGCGTGGGTAGAAGCTGCCCCTGCGCCGTTATGGTCAGCGGGCGGCGCCGCGTTAGTGACACTAGCCCCTGTCCGAGACGGCCCCGCGGGTCTGTTCCGTCACATAATACGAGCTGAACATAATTCTCATGGACCAAGAGCATTGCCACTCACACACGGAAGCTTCGATGTAGTAAAATTGCTGGCGTGGGATCACGCAAACCAACACAT ttattatttggGTATACCAGAGGGCAAACCAGGACAGCAGCACTTATACAGAGTGTCATCAGAAGCGCCACGACCTGGCACCCCCCAGAAGCTCCCTTATTGCGTCACTTGTAACTCCCAGCCATCACCATCAATAAACCTGGAGTTCTATGGTAATTTGGCTTCTTCTGGAGACAGTTCCTGGGACAGTGATTGGGAAGAGATCCCTACATCACCATCACCTcctaagaagaaaaaaaagaaacaaccAG AACAAGTCCAACAAAACCAGCCGTGCCTTTATCACGATGCTCATTTTAGTCCATCATCTACATATTTTGTACTGGAGTGCCTGGGACCAGGAGTCCCCACGTCGAGCTTACACAAGATAGCTTTACCTGAGCCAAGACTTTTGATGCATCTAGAAAACAATACAGCTGTTAAG gaaaAGTTAGCAGCAATAGCTCTACCCACGCCGCGGACATTTTCAGTACAACTGTCAAGTGGACACGCGGCAAGAGTGAGACTTTTACTTCCTCCAGGACTAAGGGAAGATGAAGTTACTAAATACCCTTTGGTCATGAAAGT ACACGGGGCTCCGGGAACACAGCTGGTTACGGAGCAATGGTCGTTAGACTGGGGTTCTCTGGCAGCTGGGGCGGGAGCTATACTAGCATCCGTGGATGCAAGAGGAGCTGGAGGAAGAGGATTGGCTGCCCATCACACTCTGCATAAGAGACTGGGGACTGTTGAACTGAAAGATCAACTGGAGGTGGCTGA ATATCTGCGGGACTCACTTCACTTCATAGATGCACGTCGAGTGGCGGTGTGGGGACGAGCGCATGGAGGTTTTCTGGCAGCGTTGGCGCTTGCCTCCCCCTTGAGAGTGTTCCATTGCGGGATCACAATAACACCTATTGTGCGCTGGAGATATTACG CCTCGGCCTACGCAGAGCGGTACATGGGTCTGCCAAACGCGACAGGTAATTACCGAGGCTACGCGGATGCTGACGTTACGAAGCAAGCTTCAGCATTACAAGATAAGATGATCCTGGTGGTTCACGGAACTGCTGATGATGATGTACATATTCAGCAGACCATGTCGCTAGCCAGGGCGTTGTCAGACCATGGGAGTACATTTAGGCAACAg ATATATCCGGACGAAGGCCATAGTTTGGAGGGTGTAAAGCATCATTTGTATCGAACGATGTCTTCGTTCCTTgatgattgttttaaaaagcaaGTGCCACCGGAGACGAAGGCGGGGCTTCGGAACGGTGGAAACCTTGACTGA
- the LOC116775421 gene encoding dipeptidyl aminopeptidase-like protein 6 isoform X2, producing the protein MADNVAFDDELVVGGPNQRNWRGILIALLVIVAVLALIVTSVVLLTPPDEGPRVKGRRLKIQDLLTEDLVPIKWNGTWISGDEFVYRDAWGGISLLFAANQTSKTLMPNSTFRVLEPASYSLSADRRFLLLAHAPRKLHQYSYLARYSVYDILTTESYPLTPLPDDIGGGVISEGPLLLLAMWTPKGHGLITVKDYDIYYRPAPRSSTGYRVTDTGIPGRINNGVPDWLYEVEILKSRSALWMSADGHMVLYATFNDSLVHEQKFPWYGAALDTDDPAKTYPEIRSVRYPKPGTNNPVVKLTVADIADPKHIRSHHLTPPKVILEEGDYYFTSAQWVSLTEVCVVWLTRVQNLTVVSVCKSPMWYCQEVYRIFSGKEAWVEAAPAPLWSAGGAALVTLAPVRDGPAGLFRHIIRAEHNSHGPRALPLTHGSFDVVKLLAWDHANQHIYYLGIPEGKPGQQHLYRVSSEAPRPGTPQKLPYCVTCNSQPSPSINLEFYGNLASSGDSSWDSDWEEIPTSPSPPKKKKKKQPEQVQQNQPCLYHDAHFSPSSTYFVLECLGPGVPTSSLHKIALPEPRLLMHLENNTAVKEKLAAIALPTPRTFSVQLSSGHAARVRLLLPPGLREDEVTKYPLVMKVHGAPGTQLVTEQWSLDWGSLAAGAGAILASVDARGAGGRGLAAHHTLHKRLGTVELKDQLEVAEYLRDSLHFIDARRVAVWGRAHGGFLAALALASPLRVFHCGITITPIVRWRYYASAYAERYMGLPNATGNYRGYADADVTKQASALQDKMILVVHGTADDDVHIQQTMSLARALSDHGSTFRQQIYPDEGHSLEGVKHHLYRTMSSFLDDCFKKQVPPETKAGLRNGGNLD; encoded by the exons CTGGTGGTAGGCGGTCCCAACCAAAGAAATTGGAGAGGTATTCTTATAGCACTGCTCGTTATAGTTGCTGTACTGGCTCTGATTGTTACCTCAGTGGTGCTACTGACGCCACCTGATGAGGGTCCTCGTGTGAAAGGCAGGAGATTGAAGATACAAGATCTGTTAACTGAAGATTTGGTTCCAATCAAGTGGAACGGTACTTGGATATCTG GTGACGAGTTCGTGTATAGAGATGCGTGGGGTGGAATAAGTCTTTTATTTGCTGCCAACCAGACCTCAAAGACTTTAATGCCTAACAGTACATTT cGTGTTCTAGAACCGGCGTCTTATTCACTGTCAGCAGACCGACGATTCCTGTTGTTGGCGCACGCACCGCGCAAGTTACATCAGTATTCATACCTAGCGAGATACTCGGTCTATGATATTCTCACAAC CGAGTCTTATCCACTGACCCCCCTCCCAGATGACATAGGAGGGGGGGTGATCAGCGAAGGACCTCTCCTCTTACTTGCGATGTGGACTCCGAAAGGACATGGGCTCATCACAGTCAAggattatgatatttattatcgCCCGGCACCACGCTCATCTACCGGGTATAGAGTAACTGACACCGGTATACCGGGAAGAATAAATAATGGTGTTCCGGATTGGTTGTATGAAG TTGAAATCCTCAAATCCCGGTCCGCGTTGTGGATGTCAGCGGATGGCCACATGGTTTTATATGCCACCTTTAATGATAGCTTGGTTCACGAACAAAAATTTCCGTGGTATGGAGCTGCTTTGGATACTGATGATCCTGCCAAG ACTTATCCGGAAATAAGAAGCGTCAGATACCCCAAGCCGGGGACTAACAATCCGGTTGTAAAGTTGACGGTGGCCGATATTGCTGACCCTAAACACATACGTTCCCACCATCTTACACCACCTAAGGTGATACTAGAAGAGGG GGATTATTACTTCACAAGTGCGCAATGGGTTTCTCTAACGGAAGTATGCGTTGTGTGGCTCACACGGGTACAAAATCTTACTGTTGTGTCTGTGTGTAAAAGCCCTATGTGGTACTGCCAAGAG gtTTATAGAATATTCTCAGGCAAAGAAGCGTGGGTAGAAGCTGCCCCTGCGCCGTTATGGTCAGCGGGCGGCGCCGCGTTAGTGACACTAGCCCCTGTCCGAGACGGCCCCGCGGGTCTGTTCCGTCACATAATACGAGCTGAACATAATTCTCATGGACCAAGAGCATTGCCACTCACACACGGAAGCTTCGATGTAGTAAAATTGCTGGCGTGGGATCACGCAAACCAACACAT ttattatttggGTATACCAGAGGGCAAACCAGGACAGCAGCACTTATACAGAGTGTCATCAGAAGCGCCACGACCTGGCACCCCCCAGAAGCTCCCTTATTGCGTCACTTGTAACTCCCAGCCATCACCATCAATAAACCTGGAGTTCTATGGTAATTTGGCTTCTTCTGGAGACAGTTCCTGGGACAGTGATTGGGAAGAGATCCCTACATCACCATCACCTcctaagaagaaaaaaaagaaacaaccAG AACAAGTCCAACAAAACCAGCCGTGCCTTTATCACGATGCTCATTTTAGTCCATCATCTACATATTTTGTACTGGAGTGCCTGGGACCAGGAGTCCCCACGTCGAGCTTACACAAGATAGCTTTACCTGAGCCAAGACTTTTGATGCATCTAGAAAACAATACAGCTGTTAAG gaaaAGTTAGCAGCAATAGCTCTACCCACGCCGCGGACATTTTCAGTACAACTGTCAAGTGGACACGCGGCAAGAGTGAGACTTTTACTTCCTCCAGGACTAAGGGAAGATGAAGTTACTAAATACCCTTTGGTCATGAAAGT ACACGGGGCTCCGGGAACACAGCTGGTTACGGAGCAATGGTCGTTAGACTGGGGTTCTCTGGCAGCTGGGGCGGGAGCTATACTAGCATCCGTGGATGCAAGAGGAGCTGGAGGAAGAGGATTGGCTGCCCATCACACTCTGCATAAGAGACTGGGGACTGTTGAACTGAAAGATCAACTGGAGGTGGCTGA ATATCTGCGGGACTCACTTCACTTCATAGATGCACGTCGAGTGGCGGTGTGGGGACGAGCGCATGGAGGTTTTCTGGCAGCGTTGGCGCTTGCCTCCCCCTTGAGAGTGTTCCATTGCGGGATCACAATAACACCTATTGTGCGCTGGAGATATTACG CCTCGGCCTACGCAGAGCGGTACATGGGTCTGCCAAACGCGACAGGTAATTACCGAGGCTACGCGGATGCTGACGTTACGAAGCAAGCTTCAGCATTACAAGATAAGATGATCCTGGTGGTTCACGGAACTGCTGATGATGATGTACATATTCAGCAGACCATGTCGCTAGCCAGGGCGTTGTCAGACCATGGGAGTACATTTAGGCAACAg ATATATCCGGACGAAGGCCATAGTTTGGAGGGTGTAAAGCATCATTTGTATCGAACGATGTCTTCGTTCCTTgatgattgttttaaaaagcaaGTGCCACCGGAGACGAAGGCGGGGCTTCGGAACGGTGGAAACCTTGACTGA